In Oryza glaberrima chromosome 8, OglaRS2, whole genome shotgun sequence, the following are encoded in one genomic region:
- the LOC127782064 gene encoding WRKY transcription factor SUSIBA2-like: MENQSGQAPDGMADQRFRSWLTEQLNMQQQNAGCSSNPAPAVIQMPALPSHTDYGGIYPKPTEYDGYNWRICGQKVVQGGCHQKFYYECAHANCGAEKSVTRSTDGQIKKTVCKGSHNHPRSSERVFGDGSATLDAIPVGEILQAAGVIRPSVAMPRNEEEDELQSGSSDSEEDDASEARVDGDGAGADANAIERHGAAQEITAQTATEVDVTGNDCQQRKNYCRRDR; this comes from the exons ATGGAGAACCAGTCAGGTCAAGCTCCGGACGGCATGGCCGATCAAAGATTTCGCAGCTGGCTGACAGAACAACTTAATATGCAGCAGCAGAATGCCGGTTGTTCTTCCAACCCAGCACCAGCAGTAATACAGATGCCAGCTCTGCCATCTCACACAGATTATGGTGGCATATATCCAAAGCCAACTGAATATGATGGCTACAACTGGAGGATATGTGGGCAGAAAGTAGTTCAGGGTGGGTGCCATCAGAAATTCTACTATGAATGTGCTCATGCAAACTGCGGTGCCGAGAAATCCGTGACGCGCTCCACAGATGGACAGATCAAGAAAACAGTATGTAAGGGCAGTCACAACCATCCACGCTCATCAGAAAGGGTGTTTGGAGATGGTTCAGCTACTCTGGATGCAATCCCTGTAGGTGAGATATTACAAGCAGCAGGGGTTATCAGGCCTTCAGTTGCAATGCCTAGgaatgaggaggaagatgagctACAATCTGGTTCGAGTGACAGCGAGGAAGATGATGCTAGTGAAGCAAGAGTTGACGGTGATGGTGCTGGTGCTGATGCCAATGCAATAGAAAG ACATGGTGCAGCTCAAGAGATCACTGCTCAAACTGCAACTGAGGTTGATGTTACGGGTAACGACTGTCAGCAGCGTAAGAATTATTGCCGAAG AGACAGGTGA